One Triplophysa dalaica isolate WHDGS20190420 chromosome 1, ASM1584641v1, whole genome shotgun sequence DNA segment encodes these proteins:
- the ncf2 gene encoding neutrophil cytosol factor 2 yields MSFVSTLRQWDEAVACVEQRDTESALRILLNIEEKSSKIAYNIGCLYLNNNELDEAEKAFDGSIGKDGHLAVAFFQRGVTFYKKEKFEESLLDFQQAFKELRGNQLIDYKPLGLRYKLNAYEVLHNMGLAQAQMGKWERAQENLLTALSLRADAKFNNIDNALEAILKQKIFPLVEIQAGLLFKPNKRYVAELEKKDYLGKAKVVASIVPADQFSGFAPLQPQVDDVPSTPKVPEVLKAFEGEPHTVLYEFVPENKEELAVLPGNIVFVLHKGADHWASVIFNEKRGLVPYNFLEPLDIVSMTSQTMQIQPLIEHNDIPAPPRRAPPSRPVEVLKAMEAEAKNSEEFSDCIVKVHFKFNIAISIALGQAYEVILQKISTKLKLPASTLTLQYAEEDSNKRVIIEDSVMEAVWNSVKGGRLTLWCSVTEGKSMSHEKVVALYSYETSTPEDLAFEQGDVITVLSKVNDDWIEGQCNGKIGIFPSSFVKAPNGDPQ; encoded by the exons ATGTCGTTTGTGAGCACTCTGCGTCAGTGGGATGAAGCTGTGGCTTGTGTTGAGCAAAGAGACACGGAATCTGCTCTCAGGATTCTCCTCAACATCGAAGAGAAAAGCTCAAAAATCGCCTACAACATTGGCTGTCTCTATTTGAACAACAATGAGTTAGATGAGGCTGAAAAG GCATTTGATGGAAGTATTGGCAAAGATGGGCACCTGGCTGTGGCCTTCTTTCAGAGGGGAGTTACTTTCTACAAAAAGGAGAA ATTTGAAGAGTCACTTCTAGATTTTCAACAGGCTTTTAAAGAGTTAAGAGGAAATCAACTAATAGATTACAAACCATTGGGGCTGAGATATAAACTAAATGCCTATGAG GTTCTTCATAACATGGGACTGGCACAGGCCCAGATGGGAAAATGGGAGAGAGCTCAAGAGAACCTTCTCACTGCACTGAGCCTCAGAGCAGATGCCAAgttcaataatattgacaatGCCCTGGAAGCCATACTG AAACAGAAGATTTTTCCCTTGGTAGAGATTCAAGCAGGGCTGCTGTTTAAACCTAATAAGCGCTATGTAGCAGAACTGGAGAAAAAGGACTATCTTGGAAAAGCCAAG GTTGTGGCTTCTATTGTTCCCGCTGaccagttttcaggttttgccCCACTGCAGCCTCAA GTTGATGATGTTCCATCAACACCAAAAGTTCCAGAAGTGCTCAA GGCATTTGAAGGTGAGCCACACACTGTGCTCTATGAGTTTGTTCCTGAGAACAAAGAAGAGTTGGCTGTGTTGCCTGGCAACATCGTTTTTGTTCTTCACAAAGGAGCTGACCACTGGGCATCTGTCATTTTCAATGAGAAG CGAGGTCTTGTACCTTATAATTTTCTAGAACCCTTGGATATTGTTTCTATGACATCTCAAACAATGCAG ATTCAACCATTAATTGAACATAATGATATACCAGCTCCACCCAGAAGAGCACCACCCAGTAGACCAGTGGAAGTTTTAAAGGCCATGGAAGCAGAG GCTAAAAACTCTGAAGAATTCTCGGACTGCATTGTGAAAGTGCACTTTAAGTTCAACATTGCCATCAGTATTGCACTTGGACAAGCATATGAAGTCATTCTTCAGAAGATAAGCACTAAACTTAAGCTGCCTGCATCAACATTAACTCTACA ATATGCAGAGGAAGACTCAAATAAGAGAGTGATCATTGAGGACTCGGTAATGGAGGCTGTCTGGAATAGTGTTAAGGGTGGTCGTCTTACCCTTTGGTGTTCTGTTACTGAG ggGAAGAGCATGTCTCATGAGAAAGTAGTTGCTCTTTACTCTTATGAAACTTCCACTCCAGAAGATCTGGCTTTTGAACAGGGAGATGTCATCACAGTTCTTTCAAAAG tcaATGATGATTGGATTGAGGGTCAGTGCAATGGAAAGATTGGCATATTCCCATCATCCTTTGTTAAAGCGCCTAATGGGGATCCGCAATGA
- the dph2 gene encoding 2-(3-amino-3-carboxypropyl)histidine synthase subunit 2 codes for MTDAFSSNSEAVINRTVNVSTTTTDYQTGSLVERYQITETCHFVTINHFKKVALQFPDDLLSDAVQISAEIEKETNAKTFILGDTSYGSCCVDEVAAEHVRADCIVHYGPSCLSPCRRLPLLYVFGKRPNDVQQCAAAFKELYSDPQSHVIILYDVTYSHAIGDLKQLLCEIYPNVVVSLLKADQSNGAKLIHDSLVADDQLDSQDDRVIFTFGRQFSIQEGRRIDDYSMFYIGQEGLTLTNFMMTWNRCSFSSFDPITCTGRVESININKALMKRYYAVERAKDASVVGIMVGTLGVANYLTIIEQLKDIIHKAGKKSYMFAMGKINVPKLANFLEIDVYVLVACPENSLLDSSEFYRPVVTPFEMELACNKHRQWTGEYVTDFRDLLPGGSSHVGLPEPNQSNNEEETTDVSLITGALRTTNFTTSSEITDGTLQSTSLVPRNESLTVANTNTAASYLAGRSWQGLEPQLGQTAVVKAVEGRRGIAIAYEEEGLGNRDSSTIPHQQS; via the exons ATGACTGATGCTTTCAGTAGCAATAGTGAGGCAGTTATTAATCGCACAGTGAATGTGTCCACCACCACAACAGACTACCAAACTGGAAGTCTGGTGGAGCGCTATCAGATAACTGAAACTTGTCATTTTGTCACTATTAATCATTTCAAAAAG GTAGCCCTACAGTTTCCAGATGATCTCCTGTCTGATGCCGTCCAAATCTCTGCCGAAATAGAGAAAGAAACAAATGCAAAGACATTCATTTTAGGAGACACGTCCTATGGCAG CTGTTGTGTGGATGAAGTAGCAGCGGAGCATGTACGAGCGGACTGCATAGTGCATTATGGGCCGTCGTGCCTTAGCCCATGCCGACGACTACCCCTTCTGTATGTATTCGGAAAGAGACCTAATGATGTCCAGCAGTGTGCTGCAGCCTTTAAAGAGCTTTACTCTGACCCCCAAAGTCATGTCATCATCCTTTATGATGTCACTTATTCGCATGCTATAG GTGATCTCAAGCAgcttttgtgtgaaatatacccCAATGTTGTGGTCTCTCTTCTGAAAGCAGATCAATCCAATGGTGCTAAACTCATACACGACAGCCTTGTGGCCGATGATCAATTAGATTCACAAGATGATAgagttatatttacatttggcagacagttTAGTATACAAGAGGGACGGAGAATTGACGATTATAGTATGTTCTACATTGGGCAGGAGGGCCTGACTCTTACAAACTTTATGATGACTTGGAACCGTTGTTCCTTCAGCTCATTCGATCCAATAACGTGCACAGGCCGAGTCGAATCGATTAACATCAACAAGGCACTAATGAAACGCTATTATGCCGTCGAACGCGCTAAAGATGCCAGTGTGGTGGGAATTATGGTAGGCACACTGGGCGTCGCCAACTACCTGACCATCATTGAGCAGCTGAAAGACATCATTCACAAAGCAGGCAAAAAGAGCTACATGTTTGCTATGGGAAAGATCAATGTCCCCAAGCTAGCTAACTTTTTGGAAATTGATGTTTATGTGCTGGTCGCATGCCCGGAGAACTCGCTGCTGGATTCAAGTGAATTTTATAGACCTGTGGTGACCCCCTTTGAGATGGAACTGGCTTGCAATAAGCATAGACAATGGACCGGAGAGTATGTCACGGATTTCCGAGATTTACTGCCTG GTGGAAGCAGTCATGTGGGTTTACCAGAACCAAACCAGTCTAACAACGAGGAGGAGACCACAGATGTCTCGCTTATAACAGGAGCTCTACGGACTACTAATTTCACCACCTCATCAGAGATAACAGATGGCACTTTACAATCCACTTCACTTGTCCCCAGGAATGAAAGTCTCACTGTGGCCAATACAAACACTGCAG cATCATATTTGGCTGGCCGTAGTTGGCAGGGACTGGAGCCCCAACTGGGACAGACGGCAGTGGTAAAGGCTGTTGAGGGACGGAGAGGCATTGCAATTGCTTATGAGGAGGAAGGATTGGGCAATAGAGACTCTTCAACAATACCTCACCAACAATCATAA
- the mcur1 gene encoding mitochondrial calcium uniporter regulator 1 produces MGFRLISAFGSPLNRINVHHYSSSHTKLGLLLRSSLMLFKELSTSVKTLQYDQTKSDIAKSGNRKLYFDTHAVVQLLEDSAFATQQAEVIVRMMVNITHSNMDVMYSDMATKTQQEIMLQKVMSHIAAVKKDMIILEKSEFSTLLAENEKIKAELLQLKTQLVDVMNKKRADTILDMSIEKSRVKEMSAEYERKILETKNELMEMHSEQDRHITQTNMKIDTEVAGLKTMLEAHKLDSIKYLAGSIFTCLTVVLGFYRIWM; encoded by the exons ATGGGATTTCGTCTTATTTCCGCGTTTGGAAGTCCACTTAACAGGATTAACGTTCATCATTATTCAAGTTCTCACACAAAGCTCGGTCTGCTTTTGAGAAGTTCACTGATGCTATTTAAAG AACTAAGCACCTCAGTTAAAACTCTGCAGTATGACCAGACAAAATCAGACATTGCCAAATCCGGCAACAGGAAATTATACTTTGACACTCATGCAGTGGTTCAACTACTGGAGGACAGCG cTTTTGCAACCCAGCAGGCAGAGGTCATTGTCAGGATGATGGTGAATATCACACATTCCAACATGGATGTCATGTACAGTGACATGGCTACCAAGACACAGCAA GAGATTATGTTACAGAAGGTCATGTCTCATATTGCTGCAGTGAAAAAGGACATGATCATTCTGGAGAAGAGTGAGTTCTCAACATTACTGGCAGAGAATGAG aaaatcaAGGCTGAGCTTTTACAGCTAAAGACACAGCTTGTT GATGTGATGAACAAAAAGCGTGCAGACACCATTTTGGATATGAGTATTGAGAAAAGTCGAGTGAAAGAGATG AGCGCAGAATATGAAAGGAAGATTCTTGAAACTAAGAATGAATTGATGGAAATG CATTCTGAGCAAGATCGGCATATCACACAGACGAACATGAAAATCGACACAGAGGTTGCTGGCTTGAAGACTATGCTGGAGGCGCATAAACTGGATTCCATTAAATATCTTGCAG GTTCAATATTCACATGTCTCACAGTGGTACTTGGATTCTATCGCATATGGATGTAA
- the rgs9bp gene encoding regulator of G-protein signaling 9-binding protein encodes MPRSNNKVADDGTSARPLQEGRALVDTLIKVVACYRHLASCVGGYTDSSSLRRDLQQTRERAQTLALSCRNHLTARLRDKTLPEDERKETERLWVAFSTCLELLHTDMCKVFNLVKYFSPACNSTMVQTGIQGGTTEVAARALSLPDLQETNNEAQTSSMEGQEQCQLEQEIAQVDRTLEDMELKVNVLRWTVEAQGPQYADPVSTDSTSLALLSVNEEAAERFCNHSQMFVAMIFCAVAIFAVLLSVCVVLMA; translated from the exons ATGCCACGATCTAACAATAAGGTCGCTGACGATGGAACATCAGCACGGCCACTGCAAGAGGGAAGAGCACTGGTGGATACCCTCATTAAG GTGGTTGCATGTTATCGGCACCTGGCTTCCTGTGTTGGAGGCTACACTGATAGCTCCAGTCTCCGGCGTGATCTCCAGCAGACAAGAGAACGGGCCCAGACTCTCGCGCTGTCTTGCCGTAACCACCTGACAGCTCGGCTAAGGGATAAAACCTTACCAGAAGATGAAAGGAAAGAAACCGAACGCCTGTGGGTGGCGTTCTCCACATGCCTTGAGCTCTTACATACAGACATGTGTAAAGTTTTCAACCTGGTCAAGTACTTTTCCCCTGCTTGCAACAGTACCATGGTACAAACAGGCATACAGG GGGGGACGACAGAGGTGGCAGCACGGGCTTTGAGTCTGCCTGACCTGCAGGAGACTAATAATGAAGCCCAGACGTCCAGCATGGAGGGTCAGGAGCAGTGTCAGCTGGAGCAGGAGATTGCACAAGTGGACCGTACTCTGGAGGACATGGAGCTGAAGGTCAATGTGCTGCGATGGACAGTGGAAGCACAGGGACCTCAGTATGCAGACCCTGTCAGTACTGACAGCACATCTTTAGCACTGCTGTCTGTCAACGAAGAGGCAGCCGAACGCTTTTGTAATCATAGCCAGATGTTTGTGGCAATGATATTCTGCGCTGTGGCGATTTTTGCCGTGTTGCTGTCGGTTTGTGTGGTGTTAATGGCATGA